Proteins encoded together in one Sinorhizobium meliloti window:
- the addB gene encoding double-strand break repair protein AddB: MPGHPNVFTIPAGLPFLRTVAERLCSGELTPGFRYDPAQPLALAGVTIFVPTRRSARVLRSEFVDLLGGRSAILPMIRALGETDDDSGFFDAEVPAILDLAPPLSGTARLIELGRLILAWRNRLPQVVLDIHAESPLIAPASPADAIWLARNLAELIDAIETEELDWEALDGLDGGEHALWWQLTLAFLKIARTYWPERLAELKHSSPARHRNAVLKAETQRIAAGKVSGPIIIAGSTGSIPATAALIAAVKALPNGTIVLPGLDGSMSDAEWRLIAGETPGSGDSSRSPASRTHPQYGFHRLLKRMGIERGDVPALASAADDLDYRSAVLSRALLPADATNVWMEARQSFDAERLLSAFADVALIEAANEREEATAIAIALRLALEADEESQAALITPDRGLARRVGTELARFGIEADDSAGIPLSATPAGALARLLLEATLRPDDPVALVALLKHPLARFGQTAEDARRAADVLELAALRGGTDAADISALEGVIDKALDRQKTDRHPPPWRAGIGPDDIAIARALARRIASAVAPLASTLSADPQTGRHRSAVLPLSDWAERTGHALEAAAIDEQGNLGALWASEAGEILATLLRGIIETDGQMEADGPQWCDILEALAASEAVKPRSMRHPRVFIFGALESRLQSVDLVVLGGMNEGTWPGQTSNDPFLSRTMKAGIGLEPPERRIGQLAHDFQMACGTRRLILSRSMRQGSAPTVASRWLQRLQALGGKRLTELLKANGADYLHWMRILDQGERQPLSDRPEPKPPAELQPRKYSFSEVTRLRRDPYAVYARRILRLEPIQPFNRDPGAAERGLLYHRIVDRFVKGGFDPATCEGEEAMIRLTDEAFDEEKLPAHIDTIWRPRFQAVGRAFLEWERERRHGIVNSFTEVPAAMDLGIGDIRLTGIADRLDRLADGTIDIIDYKTGSSPSPKEARALLDPQLALEAAALRAGAFRMIGPARPHSLRYVRLKPGSRFAVDTVNNEGARSKETKSTEQLADESLVELRKLLSALMSGRFGFASRLIVQKQRDYGGEYDHLARVAEWATADGEDDDEE; the protein is encoded by the coding sequence GTGCCCGGACATCCGAACGTCTTCACGATTCCCGCCGGCCTGCCTTTTCTGAGGACGGTCGCGGAAAGGCTCTGCAGTGGCGAGCTGACCCCGGGCTTCCGCTACGATCCGGCGCAGCCGCTGGCACTGGCCGGTGTGACGATCTTCGTGCCGACCCGGCGCTCCGCCCGCGTGCTACGCTCGGAGTTCGTCGATCTGCTCGGCGGCCGATCGGCCATCCTGCCGATGATCCGGGCGCTCGGCGAGACCGACGACGACAGCGGCTTCTTCGACGCCGAGGTGCCGGCAATCCTCGACCTCGCGCCGCCGCTTTCCGGAACGGCAAGGCTCATCGAACTCGGCCGCCTCATTCTCGCCTGGCGAAACCGCCTGCCCCAGGTGGTCCTCGACATCCACGCGGAAAGCCCGCTGATCGCGCCGGCAAGCCCTGCCGACGCCATCTGGCTCGCGCGCAACCTCGCCGAACTCATCGACGCGATCGAGACCGAGGAACTCGACTGGGAGGCCCTCGACGGGCTCGACGGCGGCGAACATGCGCTCTGGTGGCAACTGACGCTGGCCTTCCTCAAGATCGCCCGCACCTATTGGCCGGAGCGGTTGGCGGAACTCAAGCACTCTTCGCCCGCACGCCACCGCAATGCGGTGCTGAAGGCCGAGACCCAGCGTATCGCCGCCGGAAAAGTGAGCGGACCGATCATCATCGCCGGTTCGACCGGTTCGATCCCGGCGACGGCCGCCCTTATCGCCGCGGTCAAGGCGCTGCCGAACGGTACGATCGTGCTCCCGGGCCTCGACGGATCGATGAGCGATGCGGAGTGGCGGCTGATCGCCGGAGAGACGCCCGGCTCCGGCGATTCTTCAAGGAGCCCGGCAAGCCGCACCCACCCGCAATATGGATTTCACCGTCTGCTCAAGCGCATGGGCATCGAACGCGGCGACGTGCCCGCCCTCGCGAGCGCTGCCGATGATCTCGATTATCGCAGCGCGGTCCTGTCGCGGGCGCTGTTGCCCGCCGACGCGACGAATGTCTGGATGGAGGCCCGCCAGAGCTTCGATGCGGAAAGACTCCTGTCCGCCTTTGCGGATGTGGCGCTGATCGAAGCGGCGAACGAACGCGAAGAGGCAACCGCCATCGCGATCGCGCTTCGGCTCGCTCTCGAAGCCGACGAGGAGAGCCAGGCGGCGCTCATCACCCCCGATCGAGGACTTGCGCGTCGCGTCGGCACCGAGCTTGCCCGCTTCGGTATAGAGGCGGACGATTCCGCAGGCATTCCGCTCTCGGCGACGCCGGCGGGCGCACTTGCCCGGCTGCTCTTGGAAGCGACGCTGAGGCCGGACGATCCGGTTGCCCTGGTCGCACTTCTCAAGCATCCGCTGGCGCGCTTCGGCCAGACGGCAGAGGATGCGCGCCGAGCCGCGGACGTGCTGGAGCTCGCGGCCCTGCGCGGGGGCACCGATGCGGCCGACATATCGGCCTTGGAGGGGGTCATCGACAAGGCGCTCGACAGGCAGAAGACCGACCGGCACCCGCCGCCCTGGAGGGCGGGCATCGGCCCCGACGACATCGCCATCGCGCGCGCACTCGCACGCCGGATAGCCTCGGCGGTCGCTCCCCTGGCCAGCACTCTCTCTGCCGATCCGCAAACCGGCCGTCACCGCTCGGCCGTGCTGCCCCTTTCGGATTGGGCGGAGCGTACAGGGCACGCTCTGGAGGCGGCCGCCATCGACGAGCAAGGCAACCTTGGGGCGCTCTGGGCTTCGGAAGCCGGCGAAATATTGGCGACGCTCCTCAGGGGCATCATCGAAACCGATGGCCAGATGGAGGCCGACGGGCCGCAATGGTGCGACATTCTCGAGGCGCTTGCCGCAAGCGAAGCCGTCAAGCCGCGGTCGATGCGCCATCCCCGCGTCTTCATTTTCGGAGCGCTCGAATCGCGCCTGCAAAGCGTGGACCTGGTGGTGCTCGGCGGCATGAACGAGGGCACCTGGCCGGGGCAGACCTCGAACGATCCGTTCCTTTCGCGAACGATGAAGGCGGGTATCGGACTGGAGCCGCCGGAGCGGCGAATCGGCCAGCTCGCGCATGATTTCCAGATGGCCTGCGGCACCCGCCGGCTGATCCTTTCGCGCTCCATGCGTCAGGGATCGGCGCCGACAGTGGCTTCCCGATGGCTGCAGCGCCTTCAGGCGCTCGGCGGCAAGAGGCTGACGGAACTGCTCAAGGCGAATGGCGCCGACTATCTCCACTGGATGCGCATTCTCGACCAAGGCGAGCGTCAGCCATTGTCGGACCGGCCGGAGCCGAAGCCTCCCGCGGAGCTGCAGCCGCGAAAATATTCCTTCAGCGAGGTGACGCGCCTGCGCCGCGATCCCTATGCCGTCTACGCGAGGCGCATTCTCCGGCTGGAACCGATCCAACCGTTCAACCGCGATCCGGGGGCGGCGGAACGCGGCCTGCTCTATCACCGGATCGTCGATCGCTTCGTCAAGGGCGGCTTCGACCCGGCGACATGCGAGGGCGAGGAAGCGATGATCCGCCTCACCGACGAGGCTTTCGACGAGGAGAAACTGCCTGCGCATATCGACACCATCTGGCGGCCACGCTTCCAGGCGGTCGGAAGGGCGTTCCTCGAGTGGGAGCGGGAGCGCCGGCACGGCATTGTGAACTCGTTCACCGAGGTTCCGGCGGCGATGGATCTCGGCATCGGAGATATCCGGCTGACCGGCATCGCCGACCGGCTGGATCGCCTGGCGGACGGAACGATCGACATCATCGACTACAAGACCGGATCGAGCCCCTCGCCCAAAGAGGCACGGGCACTTCTCGACCCGCAGCTGGCGCTCGAGGCGGCAGCGCTCAGGGCCGGGGCATTCCGTATGATCGGACCGGCTCGGCCGCACTCCCTGCGCTATGTCCGGCTGAAGCCGGGCAGCCGGTTTGCCGTCGACACCGTCAACAACGAGGGCGCCCGTTCGAAGGAGACGAAATCCACCGAACAACTGGCGGACGAGTCGCTCGTCGAGCTCCGGAAGCTGCTTTCCGCGCTTATGAGCGGCAGGTTCGGCTTCGCCTCGCGCCTGATCGTTCAGAAACAACGCGACTACGGCGGGGAATACGATCATCTGGCGCGCGTCGCCGAATGGGCGACCGCGGATGGCGAGGACGACGATGAGGAGTGA
- a CDS encoding nucleotidyltransferase family protein, with protein MPITNAMVLAAGLGTRLRPVTDTLPKPLVRIAGKPMIDYVLDLLAAAGVTRAVVNVHHFAGQMEEHLGRREAPHILISDERDALMNSGGGLAKGLKLLDGGPVLVMNADLFWIGEKPRQPCNLKKLAEFFDPERMDMALLCVRLENTTGHNGKRDFSLSEDGRLTRYEDGMANPVVYAGAIAMDAALLADAPDEAFNLNIYFDRAIARGRLFGLMLEGHWITVGSPEAIAEAEAAIRRFRPEG; from the coding sequence ATGCCCATCACCAATGCCATGGTGCTTGCGGCCGGACTGGGCACCCGCCTGCGGCCGGTCACCGACACGCTGCCGAAGCCGCTTGTCAGGATAGCCGGCAAGCCGATGATCGACTATGTGCTGGACCTGCTCGCCGCCGCGGGCGTGACCAGGGCCGTTGTGAACGTCCATCATTTCGCCGGCCAGATGGAGGAGCACCTCGGCCGGCGAGAGGCGCCGCATATCCTGATTTCGGACGAGCGGGATGCGCTGATGAATTCCGGCGGAGGGCTGGCGAAGGGCCTGAAGCTGCTCGATGGCGGGCCGGTGCTCGTCATGAATGCCGACCTTTTCTGGATCGGCGAGAAGCCGCGGCAACCGTGCAACCTGAAAAAGCTTGCCGAGTTCTTCGATCCGGAGCGCATGGACATGGCGCTGCTCTGCGTTCGTCTCGAGAACACGACCGGGCACAACGGCAAACGCGATTTCTCGCTATCGGAAGACGGCCGGCTCACGCGCTATGAAGACGGCATGGCGAATCCCGTCGTCTATGCCGGCGCGATCGCCATGGACGCAGCGCTGCTTGCAGACGCGCCGGACGAGGCGTTCAACCTCAACATCTATTTCGACCGGGCGATCGCCAGGGGACGCCTTTTCGGTCTGATGCTCGAAGGGCACTGGATCACCGTCGGCTCGCCGGAAGCCATAGCGGAGGCCGAGGCTGCGATCCGCCGCTTCCGGCCGGAGGGATGA
- the tsaE gene encoding tRNA (adenosine(37)-N6)-threonylcarbamoyltransferase complex ATPase subunit type 1 TsaE codes for MKSLERLLKDEAATIEFGEDLALALKGGECVALSGDLGAGKSTLARAFIRAMADDETLEVPSPTFTLVQSYDLSIPVAHFDLYRLADASELDELGFDEALAHGICLVEWPEKAEEALPANRITLTFSHEDEGRRIHLTAPDAAFERINRSLAIRKFLLDAAYPGARRRHLSGDASIRAYERIDTGDGAPAKILMDAPRHKPGPILQDGKYYQQLAHIAEDVVPFVAISQLLRKRGFAAPAIYARDLDQGLLLIEYLGSEGILDADGRPVAERYIEGARLLARLHAQPAERDIAVAQGVVHHIPAFDRTAIKIETSLLVDWYLPWKRERPASDDERREYFAVWDGLIGVLASAEKNLLLRDFHSPNILWRQDRTGFDRIGIIDFQDAMIGPTAYDVASLVQDARVTIEPDLAQRMMTAYISERRGLGPFDEAAFRRDWHLMAAQRNCKLAGIWVRLKERDGKPGYMKHMPRTFAYLEHALSHQVLTPLREWCIKAGILAPESANR; via the coding sequence ATGAAATCTCTCGAACGTCTGCTGAAGGACGAGGCCGCCACCATCGAATTCGGCGAAGATCTCGCATTGGCGCTGAAGGGCGGCGAATGCGTCGCTCTCTCGGGCGACCTCGGCGCGGGAAAATCGACCCTGGCAAGGGCCTTCATCCGGGCCATGGCCGACGACGAGACGCTCGAGGTGCCCAGCCCCACCTTCACCCTGGTTCAAAGCTACGACCTCAGCATCCCGGTCGCTCATTTCGATCTCTACCGGCTCGCGGACGCATCCGAGCTTGACGAGCTCGGTTTCGACGAGGCGCTCGCCCACGGCATCTGTCTCGTGGAATGGCCGGAGAAGGCCGAGGAGGCGCTTCCGGCCAACCGAATCACCCTGACCTTCTCGCATGAAGACGAGGGGCGGCGCATTCACCTGACGGCTCCGGACGCGGCCTTCGAACGGATCAACCGCTCGCTTGCCATTCGCAAGTTCCTGCTCGATGCAGCCTATCCTGGCGCCCGTCGGCGCCACCTGAGCGGCGACGCTTCGATCCGGGCCTATGAACGCATCGACACCGGGGATGGTGCGCCGGCGAAGATCTTGATGGATGCGCCGAGACACAAGCCGGGACCTATCCTTCAGGACGGCAAGTACTACCAGCAGCTCGCCCATATCGCCGAGGACGTCGTCCCCTTCGTCGCGATCTCGCAACTCCTGCGCAAACGTGGTTTCGCGGCACCGGCGATCTACGCGCGCGACCTCGACCAGGGTCTGCTTCTCATCGAATACCTTGGATCCGAAGGCATCCTCGACGCCGATGGCCGCCCCGTGGCGGAGCGCTACATCGAAGGCGCACGCCTTCTGGCCCGGCTGCATGCTCAGCCCGCGGAGCGCGACATCGCAGTGGCTCAAGGGGTCGTTCACCACATCCCCGCTTTCGACCGGACGGCGATCAAGATCGAAACCAGTCTGCTCGTCGACTGGTATCTCCCGTGGAAACGGGAGCGGCCTGCCTCGGACGATGAGCGGCGGGAATACTTCGCCGTATGGGACGGACTGATCGGCGTTCTCGCTTCCGCGGAGAAGAACCTTCTTCTGCGCGATTTCCACTCGCCGAACATTCTCTGGCGTCAGGACCGCACCGGATTCGACCGAATCGGCATCATCGACTTCCAGGACGCGATGATCGGGCCGACGGCCTATGACGTGGCCTCGCTGGTGCAGGATGCGCGAGTGACGATCGAGCCCGATCTCGCCCAGCGGATGATGACTGCCTACATCTCCGAGCGCCGTGGTCTGGGTCCCTTCGACGAGGCCGCCTTCCGGCGCGACTGGCATCTGATGGCCGCTCAGCGCAACTGCAAGCTCGCCGGAATTTGGGTGCGGCTCAAGGAGCGCGACGGCAAACCCGGCTACATGAAGCACATGCCGCGCACCTTCGCCTATCTCGAGCATGCGCTCTCCCATCAGGTGCTGACACCCTTGCGCGAATGGTGCATTAAGGCTGGAATCCTCGCTCCCGAATCAGCGAACCGTTAG
- a CDS encoding sensor histidine kinase produces the protein MKTHESMSSAGRQGVPRLLKRLLAGTVLLAASDAAAQATDPGRSIFGTTEVVTFSVLIGVISAAMISAIWLIRQRGNIEAENRELRSNLSDANQRISRFQALIADKNRRIVIWDGLAERPEFLGQLPVETGAPQDDRDFLAFGRWIKPQSAGLLEKAIESLRAQAQSFDLVLETQRNEVLEAQGRVSGGRAFVRFIALNNLRAELAELKLERDQLHALLSTVRTLLDAVDLPAWQRAGDGRLEWVNAAYANAVETQSASTAVAEERELLATTARERIRAVSTLQTPFRDKVSTVVRGNRTFFNVVDARTPAGSAGIAIDVSGIEAVREELARTLKSHAETLEHLATPVAIFDGNQRLQFYNQAFQRLWDLDMGFLERKPDNGEVLDRLRAGGKLPEQLNWKQWKTSALSVYQAIDTQSDLWHLPNGQTLRVFATARPQGGATWVFENLTERVDLETRYNTLVQVQGETIDHLAEGVAVFGPDGRIRLSNPAFRAIWGINETEAQPGTHIRAIEQACLASYDQPDGWKRFAHIITSFDDERPSSRGILELRTGLILDYAVIPLPNAQTMLTFVNITDSVRVERALTEKNEALRKADALKNDFVHHVSYELRSPLTNIIGFADLLKTPVFGELNERQAEYVDHIATSSSLLLTIVNDILDLATVDAGIVELELAEVNLIDLIDDVTQQMGDRLIESGVSLRTEAPDNLGRITADQQRLKQIFIKLLTNAANFAPDGSTIDLKCWREGSDFAFSVTDTGPGIPQDVLNTVFNRFESYGQRGGAGLGLSIVESFVSLHHGNVSIRSKEGEGTAVTCRIPSAEAPKVIAAE, from the coding sequence GTGAAAACACATGAATCCATGTCTTCTGCAGGACGGCAGGGGGTGCCGAGACTGCTCAAGCGGCTCCTTGCGGGAACGGTATTGCTTGCGGCAAGCGATGCCGCAGCTCAGGCCACTGATCCCGGCAGAAGCATATTCGGCACGACGGAGGTGGTGACCTTCTCCGTTTTGATCGGCGTCATTTCCGCCGCCATGATTTCGGCGATCTGGCTCATCCGCCAGCGCGGCAATATCGAGGCCGAGAACCGCGAGCTTCGTTCCAATCTATCCGACGCGAACCAGCGCATTTCCCGCTTCCAGGCTCTCATTGCGGACAAGAACAGGCGCATCGTGATCTGGGACGGGCTCGCAGAGCGCCCGGAATTCCTCGGTCAGCTTCCGGTCGAAACCGGCGCGCCGCAGGACGACCGGGACTTTCTCGCCTTCGGCCGCTGGATCAAGCCGCAATCGGCAGGCCTGCTCGAAAAGGCGATCGAATCCTTGCGTGCCCAGGCGCAGAGCTTCGATCTCGTGCTCGAAACCCAGCGTAACGAGGTCCTCGAGGCCCAGGGCCGCGTATCCGGGGGGCGGGCCTTCGTGCGCTTCATCGCGCTCAACAATCTCAGGGCCGAACTCGCCGAGTTGAAGCTCGAACGCGACCAGCTGCATGCTTTGCTTTCGACGGTTCGGACGCTGCTCGACGCGGTCGATCTTCCCGCGTGGCAGCGCGCAGGAGACGGCAGGCTCGAATGGGTCAATGCGGCCTATGCCAATGCGGTCGAAACCCAGAGCGCGAGCACGGCCGTCGCCGAAGAGCGCGAGCTGCTTGCGACCACGGCCCGCGAGCGGATCCGGGCGGTCTCGACGCTCCAGACGCCGTTCCGCGACAAGGTTTCGACAGTGGTCAGGGGCAACCGGACGTTTTTCAACGTCGTGGACGCCCGCACGCCTGCCGGCTCTGCGGGAATCGCGATCGACGTTTCCGGCATCGAAGCGGTGCGCGAGGAGCTGGCGCGGACGCTCAAGAGCCATGCCGAGACGCTCGAACACCTGGCGACGCCGGTGGCGATCTTCGACGGCAATCAGCGGCTGCAGTTCTACAATCAGGCTTTTCAGCGGCTTTGGGATCTCGACATGGGATTCCTCGAGCGCAAGCCCGATAACGGCGAGGTGCTCGATCGGCTGCGTGCCGGCGGCAAGCTGCCGGAGCAGCTCAACTGGAAGCAATGGAAGACGAGTGCGCTTTCCGTTTATCAGGCGATCGATACGCAGTCCGATCTCTGGCACCTGCCGAACGGGCAGACGCTCCGCGTTTTCGCCACCGCGCGGCCGCAGGGCGGCGCCACCTGGGTGTTCGAAAACCTGACCGAAAGGGTCGATCTGGAAACGCGCTACAACACGCTGGTCCAGGTCCAGGGCGAAACGATCGACCATCTCGCCGAGGGCGTGGCCGTTTTCGGGCCCGACGGCCGCATCCGGCTCTCGAACCCGGCCTTCCGGGCGATCTGGGGCATCAATGAGACCGAGGCGCAACCGGGCACCCATATCCGCGCGATCGAGCAGGCCTGTCTCGCCTCCTACGACCAGCCGGACGGCTGGAAGCGCTTCGCCCATATCATCACAAGCTTCGACGACGAGCGGCCGTCGAGCCGCGGCATTCTGGAGCTGCGCACCGGCCTCATCCTCGACTACGCGGTCATTCCGCTGCCCAACGCCCAGACGATGCTGACCTTCGTCAACATCACCGACAGCGTCCGCGTCGAACGCGCGCTCACCGAGAAGAACGAAGCGCTGCGCAAGGCGGATGCGCTGAAGAACGATTTCGTGCACCACGTCTCCTACGAGCTGCGCTCGCCTCTGACGAACATCATCGGTTTTGCCGACCTTCTGAAAACGCCGGTCTTCGGCGAGCTCAACGAGCGCCAGGCCGAATATGTCGACCACATTGCCACCTCCTCCTCGCTGCTTCTGACGATCGTCAACGACATCCTCGATCTTGCGACCGTCGATGCCGGCATCGTCGAGCTCGAACTCGCGGAAGTGAATCTCATCGACCTGATCGACGACGTGACGCAGCAGATGGGCGACCGGCTGATCGAGAGCGGCGTGTCGCTTCGAACCGAAGCGCCCGACAATCTCGGCCGCATCACCGCGGACCAGCAACGGCTGAAGCAGATCTTCATAAAGCTTCTCACCAATGCGGCAAATTTCGCCCCGGACGGAAGTACGATCGACCTCAAATGCTGGCGCGAGGGGAGCGACTTTGCCTTCTCAGTCACCGACACGGGGCCAGGGATCCCGCAGGACGTTCTCAACACCGTGTTCAACCGCTTCGAAAGCTATGGCCAGCGCGGCGGCGCGGGCCTGGGCCTGTCCATCGTGGAGAGCTTCGTCAGCCTTCACCACGGCAATGTTTCGATCCGCAGCAAGGAGGGCGAAGGCACGGCAGTAACCTGCCGCATTCCCTCCGCCGAAGCGCCGAAGGTCATCGCGGCGGAATAG
- the ahcY gene encoding adenosylhomocysteinase — protein MSATQDYIVADIGLADFGRKEIAIAETEMPGLMACREEFGASKPLKGARITGSLHMTIQTAVLIETLVALGAEVRWASCNIFSTQDHAAAAIATSGVPVFAVKGETLEEYWTYTDKIFQWADGGVSNMILDDGGDATMYILLGARAEAGENILTNPGSEEEEILFAQIKKRLAATPGWFTKQRDAIKGVTEETTTGVNRLYQLQAKGLLPFPAINVNDSVTKSKFDNKYGCKESLVDGIRRGTDVMMAGKVAVVCGYGDVGKGSAASLSGAGARVKVTEVDPICALQAAMDGFEVVQLEDVVSSADIFITTTGNKDVIRIEHMRAMKDMAIVGNIGHFDNEIQVSALRNLKWTNVKPQVDLIEFPKGNRIILLSEGRLLNLGNATGHPSFVMSASFSNQVLAQIELFTKGDQYKNEVYVLPKQLDEKVARLHLTKLGAKLTELSEEQASYIGVKQQGPFKAEHYRY, from the coding sequence ATGAGCGCAACTCAGGACTATATCGTCGCCGACATCGGGCTTGCCGATTTCGGCCGCAAGGAAATCGCCATCGCCGAAACGGAAATGCCGGGCCTGATGGCCTGCCGCGAGGAGTTCGGCGCATCGAAGCCGCTGAAGGGCGCCCGCATCACCGGCTCGCTCCACATGACGATCCAGACCGCCGTGCTGATCGAGACGCTGGTTGCGCTCGGTGCCGAAGTGCGCTGGGCCTCGTGCAACATCTTCTCGACCCAGGACCACGCTGCCGCCGCCATCGCTACAAGCGGCGTACCCGTCTTCGCCGTCAAGGGCGAGACGCTCGAGGAATACTGGACCTACACCGACAAGATCTTCCAATGGGCCGACGGCGGCGTCTCGAACATGATTCTCGACGACGGCGGCGACGCGACCATGTACATCCTGCTCGGCGCCCGCGCCGAGGCCGGCGAGAACATTCTGACGAATCCGGGCTCCGAAGAGGAAGAGATCCTTTTCGCGCAGATCAAGAAGCGCCTCGCCGCGACACCGGGCTGGTTCACCAAGCAGCGTGACGCGATCAAGGGCGTGACGGAAGAAACGACCACGGGCGTCAACCGCCTGTACCAGCTCCAGGCCAAGGGCCTGCTGCCCTTCCCGGCGATCAACGTCAACGACAGCGTCACGAAGTCGAAGTTCGACAACAAGTACGGTTGCAAGGAATCGCTCGTCGACGGCATCCGCCGCGGCACCGACGTGATGATGGCCGGCAAGGTCGCGGTGGTCTGCGGCTACGGCGACGTCGGCAAGGGCTCGGCGGCTTCGCTCAGCGGCGCCGGCGCACGCGTCAAGGTCACGGAAGTCGACCCGATCTGCGCCCTCCAGGCGGCCATGGACGGCTTTGAAGTCGTCCAACTCGAAGACGTCGTATCGTCCGCCGACATCTTCATCACCACCACCGGCAACAAGGACGTCATCCGCATCGAGCACATGCGCGCGATGAAGGACATGGCGATCGTCGGCAATATCGGCCATTTCGACAACGAGATTCAGGTCTCGGCGCTTCGGAACCTGAAGTGGACGAACGTAAAGCCGCAGGTCGACCTGATCGAGTTCCCGAAGGGCAACCGCATCATCCTGCTTTCGGAAGGCCGCCTGCTCAATCTCGGCAACGCCACCGGACATCCGTCCTTCGTCATGTCGGCATCCTTCTCCAACCAGGTTCTGGCGCAGATCGAGCTCTTCACCAAGGGCGATCAGTACAAGAACGAGGTCTACGTGCTGCCGAAGCAGCTCGACGAGAAGGTGGCGCGCCTGCATCTCACCAAGCTCGGCGCCAAGCTGACCGAGCTCTCGGAGGAACAGGCCTCCTATATCGGCGTCAAGCAGCAGGGTCCGTTCAAGGCCGAACACTACCGGTACTGA
- a CDS encoding HPr family phosphocarrier protein, whose product MMDHRPDTALTRELLIVNKRGLHARASAKFVQTVETFDAEITVSKDGMTVGGTSIMGLMMLAASTGCSVFVTASGAQAEEALNALDTLVRDKFGEEM is encoded by the coding sequence ATGATGGATCACCGCCCCGACACGGCTCTGACGCGCGAACTGCTCATCGTCAACAAACGCGGCCTGCATGCGCGTGCCTCCGCGAAATTCGTGCAGACCGTCGAGACCTTCGACGCGGAGATCACCGTCTCCAAGGACGGCATGACCGTCGGCGGGACCTCGATCATGGGGCTGATGATGCTGGCGGCCAGCACCGGCTGCTCGGTCTTCGTCACCGCCAGCGGCGCTCAGGCCGAAGAAGCGCTCAACGCGCTGGATACGCTGGTTCGCGACAAGTTCGGCGAAGAGATGTGA
- a CDS encoding PTS sugar transporter subunit IIA: MIGLVLVTHGKLADEFRHALEHVVGPQKAIETVCIGPEDDMDQRRQDILDAVEKANQGDGVIILTDMFGGTPSNLAISVMRGGSVEVIAGVNLPMLIKLAGVRGESDMDKALVEASEAGRKYINVASRVLSGK, encoded by the coding sequence ATGATCGGACTTGTGCTTGTCACTCATGGCAAGCTGGCGGATGAGTTTCGGCATGCTTTGGAGCATGTCGTCGGTCCGCAAAAAGCTATCGAGACCGTCTGCATAGGCCCCGAGGACGACATGGATCAGCGGCGTCAGGATATCCTCGACGCCGTCGAGAAGGCCAATCAAGGCGACGGCGTTATCATCCTGACGGATATGTTCGGCGGCACCCCTTCGAATCTCGCCATTTCGGTGATGCGCGGCGGCAGCGTCGAGGTCATCGCCGGCGTCAACCTGCCGATGCTCATCAAGCTCGCAGGCGTGCGCGGCGAAAGCGACATGGACAAGGCGCTGGTGGAAGCCTCCGAGGCGGGGCGCAAATACATCAACGTCGCCAGTCGGGTTCTGAGTGGAAAATGA
- a CDS encoding HPr kinase/phosphorylase, with the protein MNAPFINVHGTAIVLGTTGLLITGPSGSGKSALALSCLSQVRRRGRFAALVADDRVDLTLENGRIVARCPTVIRGLLEIRGSGIAEVGTVSACVLDWAITPVRAPFEPRLPPEEEELELGIGRNLPLLRLPVEGPLSPLDTLAALLPENVGL; encoded by the coding sequence GTGAATGCGCCCTTCATCAATGTCCACGGAACCGCGATCGTTCTCGGCACGACCGGGCTGCTGATCACAGGGCCGTCCGGCTCGGGCAAGTCGGCGCTCGCGCTTTCCTGCCTCTCGCAAGTGAGACGCCGGGGCCGCTTCGCCGCGCTCGTCGCGGACGACCGCGTGGATCTGACGCTCGAGAACGGGCGCATCGTCGCGCGCTGCCCTACCGTCATTCGCGGGCTCCTCGAAATCCGCGGATCCGGAATTGCGGAAGTCGGTACCGTCTCCGCCTGCGTTCTCGATTGGGCGATCACGCCGGTCAGGGCACCCTTCGAGCCGCGTCTGCCGCCGGAGGAGGAGGAGCTGGAGCTCGGGATCGGGCGAAATCTGCCGCTGTTGCGCCTCCCGGTCGAGGGGCCGCTGTCGCCGCTCGACACGCTCGCCGCCCTTCTGCCCGAAAATGTAGGACTTTAG